The Pyrus communis chromosome 14, drPyrComm1.1, whole genome shotgun sequence sequence TATGACTTTGTTGATCCAGTTACTTTACTAATACCCTAATCCTTCCTGCTGTTAATGGGCCCACGGAAGGTCTAATGCTTATATATTTGGCCCATTTTTTCACAGCTATCGTTGGTAAACTCCTAATTTCATTCTGCTACTCTACTTGTATGTACAGCTTGAAGTTAACTTCTAAACCAATATctaaaaactcttcttttctttaagTACATTTATTTCTTTACATTTTCAGGTTCTGAGTGGTGGGCTCTACAATTTGGAAAGTCTTTGCCTTTTCTGAGTTGGGTCCCCATTCTTAGTGGTAAGGCCAAGCCTGATTTAGTTGATACCATACAATTGATATTTGGCATCAAACACTACATTTTGCGAGACTTGACTGCATGCTATATTTCCGTATATAATTTGCAGTACCTATCTATATAGAGCTCGTATGCAGTTTGATTaccttttttatatttgttgtgGATGACTATTTCTTTGGCTGCTTCACAACATACACTACTTCCATTGCAGTTGGTCTGAAatttaattccttttttttttttcacttcagAAATCCCAACATACAAAGCTGTGTTGTATCTAATGATAGCTTTTGCTGTCATCCCAACACTCACATTCAAGTATGTAATTTTCTGTTCcctaattttttgaaatttgagtcTAACTTTCTCATGTATAATAgttctttctgttttttctaTTATAACTTATTCCTGAGCTCTTAATACATGTATCATGACGTTTTCAACTCAATTGTAATTTTTCTAATTGTTCTATATGGAACCTTGTAAATTGTTATCCATACTACGCTTGGCATATCTGTGAAGACTTAAGCTACGGAAGCAGGGTTGCATTGCTAACTACACATTGTGGGCATGAACTTAGAACTATTATGTTGCTATCTTCATGATCTTACTAACCTAGAATTCCTTGGGGTATGGGATTGAATTGATATTACTATTTTCTATAGATATAACAGCAATCTGGTGTTAATATtcacaagattttttttttttggctgagTGCCTTGGTATAGTTTACCACTTCCCCAAACCATTCATGTGTCCGAGATTCAGAGCTcacgtataaacttaaaaatagTCCTTTGAAGGCCATTAGACACTTGGACCTTATGTTGGATTATGCTTGTGTGCAGTGTATCCAATGTTCATAAGGTTGTTCAAGCAAGGAAAGCAAGTATGCTATTGGCACTGGCAATGGTATTGTTTTTATCTTTCGGATTTTATGCTAGTTCTAGACACTTGATTGGCCTAATGGGTGTTTCATGTTGTTTCTTCTCAGATTTACCCTTTTGTAGTCCTTTTGGTAGGAGTTTTGGCATGGTATGTCTTTATTCTTTGCGTCCACCcctgttttttttccttaaatttattgctatattttatttcttttaaaaaatggTTTCAAAGTAGTAATAATTTATTTGCAGGGGTTACTTGTCACCAGCTGACATTATGGGGAACTATCCACATTTAATCGTTTTGGGAAGTGGGCTTGCTTTTGGGTACCTTGTGGTAAGATATCCGTGTTTCTTTATAACCGTATCTTTTGAAAGTGTGGGTTTTCCATTCGAATGTAATTGCTTACTATCGGGGCTGTGAGTGCTAGATTTCCAATGTCGTTCTAAGGGGTCTTGTAGACAACCAAATTGTTTATTCTACCATTGTTGTTGAAAGGAAAGCTCTGTTTTGGCAGGGAAGATTGATTCTTGCGCACTTGTGTGATGAGccaaagggtttgaaaactggaATGTGCATGGTATGTAACAATCCCAAAACTGCTGGAAATTTAGAGTCTGTTGAGTGTGTATTTCTAGCAACGCAGTAATAGCAGCATCATATTTCTCAGAATTGGTTTATATCAACAACTTCtgcatgcttttttttttttttttataattcaagaCCAGATTATATTACTAACTTCAATATTTATTATTCTGTGCAGTCATTGTTGTATCTTCCATTTGCCATTGCAAATGCACTCACAGCTAAACTGAACGATGGGTATGTTGTATTTGATATAATGTCGGGAGCTTTAAGTAAAGACGGGATTCTTCTGTTCTTGACAGTCTAGATGTTTCTGATTTCTTGAACTTCCTGTGTACCTTTTTGTTGCAGAGTTCCTTTGGTTGATGAGAGCTTGGTTCTTCTTGGTTACTGTGCATTTACAGGTATGGTAATTTGTTATGAAGGTCTGCGTATTGGAAATACATGACACACTACCATTTTTATGGATGTAGTATGTACTTACGAATTTCATTACACTGTACCATACCTCGTGGCTGAATTTCACTTTTCCCTGAATGCAGGGACACTCTATCTTCACTTTGCAACGTCAGTCATTCACGAGATCACAACAGCCTTGGGAATCTATTGCTTTAGGTGAGAATGTGTGTTACATTCAAAATCGAATCATATTACTCACCAAGtccaaataattttttgactAATACAGCCTGAAATTTGATTAAGCGCGGTGTTCTGTGCTCATTCTTTCACCTCGACAACAGTTTGCTTCCGTTCACCAAATTTTGTTCCTTTTCTTTGGAGTGCCCATTGATACCGTACCTTTGATCCTAACTTGCGGTTTCTTGTTGAATTACAGGATAACTAGGAAGGAAGCTTGAGTGACATTGCATCAATAAATAGAACATTAGAAATATTGACATTGCAACCATTTTCTCCCTTCTCTACATcttttccaatttttgtttCAGCTCTGCGGGCTAAGTCGAGAATGATGCAGTTTGAGCGAGTTTTCTCGTCagtataattttgttttaagaTGAGTGAAGAGTGATTAAAATCCATTTCCATTCATTCTTGCTGTTGTAtaagattttgttttgtttctttccgAAGAGAGTTACCGATTTAggcatattttctcttccctttgatgcatcatttgaaaTCTATGTAAGTACAAGTTTGAGCATCCGATGGTGTccgttttttcttctctttcaccTCGTAAAAAGTCTCCAAGTCTGAAAATGTGAGCAGTGGATATCGACATTTGCCTGTTTTCAATCCAAAATGTAGTTTTATGTATACATGACAGGAACGTAAGCAAACAATGACAACTAATGTGACGATACATGATACTGAATCTTCGCCATGTTCTTACTTACAGAAATGAAACCACAGTTGCGGTTTTATTTTTCCGACCTATAACATATGGGAAGTCAAATTATATAGCCTTCTCCAGCCATCTTGGCAATCGTAATGATACTTTCATCCCGTGCCTCGTAAGGAACACCGAATACAGTAGGTGGAACAAGAACATGAAGGATCCGCTATTAATCAATACATGTTACAAATATAAAGCCTTAATATATAAAGAGTGCATATGCGAGAGgcagagcgagagagagagatacctgAGAACCAAATAAAGCATAAATCGCTTCCATTGACGGGACTGAATAGATGCCCGATGCAGTAAATATGAATGTTAGAGAAGCATGAATGTTTATAGTGATCTGCAAGCAAACCAAAtcacaaacaaaaaacatatcAAATCTCGGTACTACAAAAAACGAATATCAAACAAAGGATGGTTAATTACCAAAGCAAGTATGTTTTCccttatcaagaatgatgataTCAAGACATACCCTACAGCACCCAGTGATCGAACCTGCACATATAATAAAACTGTTACCATCAACTAAAGCGTTTTAACTGGTTAAGAGACAACCACTGCTTCGAACAGATTCAATTAACTTTGGGGGATAAGGGAGAGAACATTACAATTGTGCACAAGAATATTGAAAGACCCCAGCTTGCTCCTAACCTGAGAAGTTGAAACATAACAGTTAAAACTGAAGTAGACTCACCATAAAACTGTGATGTCAAAAAAGTAATCCGTAGCCACTGCGTAAACTAATTTGAATCACTTCATACCTCCATAAACTTCCCATTGTAAAACCAACTAAACCGTGCTTAAGCTGCACAAGATAATTAATTAGCATGTTAAGTGCATATCATACGGTTCTtaccaaaattttcaagaaaaaaagtTCAAAGTAAAAGTGACGGTGGCTAGAACAACAATGAACTAGCTAGTCCATCTTGGTCAATCGGTATGGATCACTAGTCTGGAATGGCTTGAGAACTATGAAACTAACCTATCTCAGCTATTCTACGAGAGGAGAGATTCCCAAGTATTAAGAAGCAACTTTTTTGAACACGAAGAATCAGAatacatactaattcacaataaTGAGAACAACAACAGGACAGATAGCATGCTCACCAAATAGGTTAAGGCTTTCACCGGACCAGACAAGACTAGCAATAGCATAGTTGTTGCAACCTAGCACGATCAGAAAACAATGGCAATTATGTAATGAAAACGCCACATCAATCTCTTAAGTTTAAACATGGCGGGTCATTGATGGTCACAAACCATAGTTTTTCTTCCAGTAGCGAAGCTCCACCTCATTGAGGTGATCACTATCGGCAGCGAGAAGAAGCAGCCAAAGTAATCCTGCACGAAAACCAAGCCTTTTTAAGATAACCTATACAAGAATGCATAAACTCTCGTTAGCCCTATGCCTCTTAGGCTCTTATCATTACGTCTTCCACCACTAGCTCCGACCATCCTTGCCTTCTCTACTTTGAACTTCTTCACATAGACATGAAATGACTCTTTTGGGGTTCTTCTTGACGTTGAACAAATGGTCGGACTTCTTTTTGATCGAGCGataggatgaatattctttggtaaaaaccaaagaaagttcgtCGAAACTTCGGATAGATTGTGGCAGTagggtgtagaaccaatcttacgcctcgccttgtagagtggtggcgaatatcttgcacatgagatcgTCGTTGTTTCGATAGAGGATCATTACACTTCGGTAGTGCTTTAAGTGTCTCTCCAGGTCTTCATcccctttgaaagatgtgaaatgtggcatacTGAACTCGCGTGGAGGCTCTGCCTGCTCAATCTCGTccgtgaagggtgacctgcttatgttggtcatgtttcATCATAGTGCCTTGTCGGTGACCTTGTTGCGTTGGAAATCACACAATCGCTTGGTCAAGAGTCTCTCTATTTCTTCCTGAATTTTCCTTTATTAGGGTAACAGAGTTCTCGGCTGCCCCCAGTCGTGACTTGTTGTtctaggctgctcttccatGTGTTTGGCTCGTCTATGCCACAGATGCGGTGCGTTCCTAGCAGGTGAGCGAGTTCTTCGTAGGCTgccggttgaacttgagccgaaTTGAATGACTACTTCTCTCCGTCCGTCatgctgcctactccgatgtgaggtggatgatgctCATTGCGGGCTTAACcgtgaatgaacacttcgcttgGAAGGTTACTCATGTTGACTATCAGAGTGTGACCCCAATcgtgaatgtatgctcgtccGTGGGCCTAGCCGAGAGTGCACGCTCCTTCGCGCACTAAGACGGGAGTATACACTATCTTAGGGGCCCAATCAGGAGTGTACACTGCCCAAACGCTTGGTTCATGGctggtcgagtggctgcttgcAGGGACGCTGCTGAAGGGGTTCTTTGTCTGCCTTTGTCCTACTTCAGGACACCTCGTTTGGGGCATGTTGCATCTTGGTGCGCTACAAAAGCTGGTTCACCAAAGTCATTTGTTGTGCGAGGGCgttcgtcaactctatgacttgtcgagacaagtgttgttctccatttgggttggaataGCTTGGAAGAAATGTGTCTCCTTGAGCtatggaagtgtggtagacttcGAGCGCTAGATTTGagttaggaaatgtcaaatccgcataagaatgtggtgaaaatgctcCCAGTTCGATCGTTGGTCCGAAAATTTGGAGCTAGGACagttgaactaatcttggatTGATTTAGGCTGCTTAGAAGGCcacgggagcaggctgggccacgggaATAGGCTGCTCGACGGGAGCAGGTTGGGCCACGAGAGCAAGCTGCTCGATgagagcaggctgggccacgagagtAGGCTATTCGGCATATGGTGCACATGGGTGCGAGGCTAAGGCTTAGCTTAGCAATGCATTGGGCTCGCGTTGGGCTTGGAGTGACATGGATTGGGCCATGGTTTTGGTTCCGTGGGCCTTGGATGGCACGACTTGGGCTTGCTTAGATGGCACGGTTCGGgctgtggtggtggtgccatgGCCCTCGTGCTCACCGCGGTGGTTGCCATGGTGGAGCCCCGTAGCGGTGGTGCCGCTCTACTTATGATCACATTTAGCCTTGTGGATTGCTGCGGTCCCATTTCTTGActattggaattttcacttgtggaattttctaaatttctagccattatatttctcttttacgttttatcaaataatctttgcaaataaaaaattctaataataagaacgtacgaaaaatatacaaatggacaagaaaaaataaagaaaaactttttatgcgagagtcttctacgagtgtgtgtacttcaactctcaatgaaagcaccaatttgtggatgcaaatttccgccttcttcttcttggacaaaattgcacctacaaaacaattaacaccttaggtcaaggccaaaagcctcacgcgcccacaatGAATGGGGGGGGCTTTGACCAAAGAACCTTGGATGTCAAAGTTAGAAATTAGAGAGAAAAATGTTTAGAGAGTTTTTGGAAGTTTTGCAAAAGTGTCGAACCTCCCTTTTTAGAGAAGATGAGGTTGAATATATAGAACATGGCTGGTCCCCTAAGGAGagagggtggccggcctcttggGTATTTTTTGAGTGTAATTGGTGATTTAATtggtaattaatggattaattaggaataaatccattaattagccaattaaatcaatttatatggaatgttttgaaggttatgaaaTAATTACGTTGTTGAAAATATAGGATGATGATAGATGaaataactttgaatttgttacctattttgggcatttttgacttgattgtggaatgtttgtccactgctcgcgcgtaggaattCCAGTGCTTCTCaaaggtaattttgtcttttttgtccaaaattccacgtgtcacctcttgattattttttgctccacaaactgtataaaaaaaaaacatagcaaATTAAATGGCTTCAACACAATTTTTatgcaaaataattatgaaGTGCAGGTACTTCCTGCAATTTGCAACAACTAAGTCAATTCCAACCAtttcaaacacaaaaaattatcaTGGTTGCAAGCAATCATTTCTTATTTGACAATTGGAAAACTTTTACATACACCATATTTTAACCCAAAAGCATTGCATCACCTCAAAGCTATTGGGGCAATGCTTTcctcttttaaattttaaaccaaatgccAGTTTATAATGTAGATAATCTACAGTTAACAATTACATGCATAACTACTACATGTAGGAAATGACAGACCACCATCTCAAGATATCGTATCACTTGCTCAAATAACTTTCCCTCTGGCCTTGCGGTGGGGCCTTGTCTATGGAGTCTATGTTATACTCGTACGGAAAATATATTTACCATTTAAGGTCTACAACTTACAATGACATATGTGACAATAGCTTTCACTTTTCCCCTATGTGTCACGGTCAACTCCGCAAATCTTGATATGGTTTCAAGGTTCCTTAGCCTCCCATTCACAGTATTTCTATAATTGAATATTAACTCTACAATTAGTCACATGTactatcattatttcttaaactgaacaatGATTATTTCTAGAACTGAACAATGATTTTTTCTAGAACTGAACACGAGTAtcatcactatttcttaaactaaatactgattatttctaaaactgatactgactatttcttaaatagtGTAGGTTATTTTGCTGTATTTCTAGaaataatgtttattttattcaCATCCAGAAATAGTATGAATTATTTTGGTTTACTTCCAAAAATAGCGTAGATTATTTGGGTTCATTATCAGTAATattgtgagttattttggtttactTCCAAAAATAGTGTAGAttatttggattcattatcagtaatattgtgagttattttggtgTTGTTCCATAAATAGTGTGAATTATTTTGGTTCGTTTCAGAAATGATGTGGATTATTCTGATGTAGTTACAGAAATTGTGTGAGTTATTATAGttcatttttagaaataatgtggattattttggttaagttttagaaatagtgttgATTATTTTAGtgtagttctagaaatagtgtgagttattttggcttattttcataaatagtttgagttattttggttcaatttcagaaatagtgtgtaattttgcttattttgcttccagaaatagtgtttattttgttcCCTTCCATAAATGGTGTGCGTTATTTTTGTTCAGTTTCAGATAAAACGTGGGCAATTTTGTtatagtttcaaaaatattatttattattttggtgTAGTTCCAGAAATTGTGTGAATTATTTTGGCTTATTTTCAGAAATAGtttgagttattttggttcaatttcagaaatagtgtgtaATTTTTCTTTAGTTCCAGAAATATTGtaggttattttggttcagtttcagaaaaagtgagttattttgctatagttccagaaatagtgtttattttgttcCTTTCCAGAAATACTgtgcattttttttgttcagtttCAGATAAAACATGGGTAATTTTGTTATAGTTTCAGGAATTGTatgggttattttggtttaatttcagaaataatgttCGTTATTTTGTCGTAGTTTCAAAAAcaatgtttattttgttcaatttcagaaatattGTGAGTTATATTGTTGTAGTTTCAGAAACAATGTTTATTTTGTTCCATTTCATAAATACTGTGAGTTATTTTGCTTTAGTTCCAGTAacagtgtgggttattttggttctATTTCAGAAATAGTATGGGTTCTTTTGTTCCCTTCAAGAAATAGAATTTATTTTGGTTCTATATAAACGAGCAACATGCAGCAGGACTGGGAGAATTATTTGTTTTGATCTCTATCCTTTACAAGCATCTTAATATGCTGAACGTCTAATCACCCCATGTGTGTTAAGATAAAGAACAATATAGTGATTATTTCCATAATTCAATTTTACTGAATGTCAGGAGCGAGATCATGTTTTGCTGTGTCAATGGAAGTAGAATCAATCTACACGAAATCAGAATTACAAATATAATTACATGGATTAACAAATCAAAAGGAACAAAGACTACAGATGCAAGCACATAAATGATCACGAAATAGGCTCAACGGAAGTAGTATTATGGTTATAGTATTTTCCTTTGAAAAAATGTtactaaaacaaaattttatctgGACATAAAATGGTtaaaatattttccttttgtGTCGACTGCCATCAACATACATACATGATCTGGACAATAAATATATCGTGTCAGATGTCAATGCACTAAGGTTGAAGATGCTGTGTACTTGAATCCATGGGTGTACAACTACAATTTTTCAAGATCAAGGGACTATATAATGTACAACTTTCAGGTCCATATGCTGCATCTTCTTCAACCTTAGTCATAAAACAAGAACATTGAATGGTTTAAGGAACTCAAGCTATACCCTTACTTGAATCCATGGGTGTGGAGGATTTTTCGGTTGCTATTCGAAGACTCCTTGTTACTCTCATTGTACAAATCCTCTCCACCTTGTGGCATATGCAGTTATGCACCCGGCATTTCTTCATCGCAGCAACTAAGACTTGGCAAAACCTAGAGAGTGGGTTGCCATTTTTGGCTTGAAGTGCCTGTACCTAGCAGTCCCACCAAGGAACAAGACCAAATTCCTTCATCCTCGTAGAATCATAATATGGtgattcgaaaaaaaaaaacggtggaattcggattgaattgaaaatgaaaacagAGATTGGGTGGAGAGATCGAGAGAGATATTCGATTGCTTCGATTGCAAAAATGGAAGAATTTTATTTGTGCAGGAGAGATAGAGAAAGGGAGACAGAGAAATGAAGAATAGGTGGAGAGATCGAGAAAGGGGGAGAGGGATTAAACGGCGGAGTCTGCAACTTTTTTCTCTTTGAGTTTTGACATCATACactagggctgggcacgggctgggttgggcccaattttgaagggaccggaccgAATCCGAGTTTAAAAGAAACGGGCCTGGTCGGGGCGGGTCCAACAAATTCTAATACAAGAACCGGACCTAACCCGACCTGTTTGAAATGGGCCAGTTTGagccgggtccacgggtcctttttttttccctcttcttctttagTTCTCTCGAATCACGATCGTTCCAGGAGATCAATTCTTACAGGAGCTGTTCTTTAGCTCTCTCGAATCACAACAGATTTGAAAATTATAGGAGCTATTTTTTAAAACTGAGGTTGCATTGCACATCAATTcttacatatatacacacacacacacatacatatacatatactcACACACACAAtcgattcaaattcaatttaattcaaCAGAGTTTCAAACTCagttgattcaaattcaattcaataaaagatttgaaattGGAACATAACAGAGGTCAAGGTTCAAGAACCCAACAAAATCCCTAAatctagaaaaccctaatttaattttcaatcctAAATCCCTAAAATGTAATACCTTAAAACTGAAGAGGACTATAAGCAGAGTTGTGCGCTGCAAATATGAGTTCTGAGTCAGACGGAGGAGATGATTGGGAGCGTTCCCAACCACCTCATGCTCCGCCACCTCCGACGCGAGATTGGCGTATCGCTCGAAATCAACAGGACCCGGTTATGGCGTCGGACTCAGCCTTGCTCACGCTCCGCAGCAATCAAGTCGATAAGGAGACTTTGGGGGTGACGTACGTCAGCACCGATAGCGTCAGGGTCACCGGTGGGGTTGAATTTGAGGTGTACAAGAACAAGGACATGATTCTATCTTCTGTATGGGTCTCTGGAGCGGATGGAGGATGTTTGGCTCAATGGAAATGCAGGGGGATTTGAGAGCTATTCGAGAACCGGGTGGAGTTAGAAGGAGAGATCGAGCTCTGAGACTGAGTGAAATAAAGGGAGTTAGGACTCAGGAGGAGAGATCGAGAAGACTAGGATGAGGAAAATTGTAGAAATGGGCCAGGCCGGGGGCCCGTTCCCTCATATTTTAAGATCTGCCCCACCCTGCTAATTTCGTATACTCGAACCGTCCTGCCCCGTTTTGTgtttaaaaattttggaccTGCCTCGAACCTGAATTACCCACCCCTGCCCACGGTTCTtatacccgtttgcccacccctatcATACATTAATACAAATCATTGCCCTTAGTGTTGTTATTTTGGTTatatttcagaaatagtgtgagttattttgctgtagtttcagaaataatatgggttattttgattcagttttcagaaataatgtggATAATTTTGCtatagttccagaaatagtATCAGTTTTTTAgcttagtttcagaaatagtgtttgTATTGAAGCTGAAACATATTAGCCCTTTAATCCTAGATAGGAGCTGGAAGAAGGCATCCCTTAAACCTCAGGAAAAACCATCACTTACATGTCAAGCAATTGCATTGGTGATGTATGGTATATGATAATGGTTATAAAGAAAGACTTGACACTTCACGGCAACAAGCAGCGGCCAACAAACTAAAAATTCCATTTTG is a genomic window containing:
- the LOC137715130 gene encoding choline/ethanolaminephosphotransferase 1-like isoform X2 is translated as MFLLTSALLGYIYSPRLDSAPPRWVNFAHGLLLFLYQTFDAVDGKQARRTNSSSPLGELFDHGCDALACAFEALAFGSTAMCGRSTFWFWVISAVPFYFATWESYFTNTLILPAVNGPTEGLMLIYLAHFFTAIVGSEWWALQFGKSLPFLSWVPILSEIPTYKAVLYLMIAFAVIPTLTFNVSNVHKVVQARKASMLLALAMIYPFVVLLVGVLAWGYLSPADIMGNYPHLIVLGSGLAFGYLVGRLILAHLCDEPKGLKTGMCMSLLYLPFAIANALTAKLNDGVPLVDESLVLLGYCAFTGTLYLHFATSVIHEITTALGIYCFRITRKEA
- the LOC137715130 gene encoding choline/ethanolaminephosphotransferase 1-like isoform X3 codes for the protein MGYIGAHGVAALHKYKYSGVDHSYTAKYILQPFWSSFVKIFPLWMPPNMITLTGFMFLLTSALLGYIYSPRLDSAPPRWVNFAHGLLLFLYQTFDAVDGKQARRTNSSSPLGELFDHGCDALACAFEALAFGSTAMCGRSTFWFWVISAVPFYFATWESYFTNTLILPAVNGPTEGLMLIYLAHFFTAIVGSEWWALQFGKSLPFLSWVPILSEIPTYKAVLYLMIAFAVIPTLTFNVSNVHKVVQARKASMLLALAMIYPFVVLLVGVLAWGYLSPADIMGNYPHLIVLGSGLAFGYLVGRLILAHLCDEPKGLKTGMCMSLLYLPFAIANALTAKLNDGVPLVDESLVLLGYCAFTGTLYLHFATSVIHEITTALGIYCFRITRKEA
- the LOC137715130 gene encoding choline/ethanolaminephosphotransferase 1-like isoform X1 codes for the protein MFANIYLCSLVSSHASISDFFFRPNMITLTGFMFLLTSALLGYIYSPRLDSAPPRWVNFAHGLLLFLYQTFDAVDGKQARRTNSSSPLGELFDHGCDALACAFEALAFGSTAMCGRSTFWFWVISAVPFYFATWESYFTNTLILPAVNGPTEGLMLIYLAHFFTAIVGSEWWALQFGKSLPFLSWVPILSEIPTYKAVLYLMIAFAVIPTLTFNVSNVHKVVQARKASMLLALAMIYPFVVLLVGVLAWGYLSPADIMGNYPHLIVLGSGLAFGYLVGRLILAHLCDEPKGLKTGMCMSLLYLPFAIANALTAKLNDGVPLVDESLVLLGYCAFTGTLYLHFATSVIHEITTALGIYCFRITRKEA